Proteins encoded by one window of Ovis canadensis isolate MfBH-ARS-UI-01 breed Bighorn chromosome 14, ARS-UI_OviCan_v2, whole genome shotgun sequence:
- the LOC138418961 gene encoding uncharacterized protein — MNCTGNQTVCFTLSGTWHGGTPPQTLKGCATPEICHLLANTTLGPEASGFHLITKPECGCVTPTTQPGPYRARSKAKVTTCFTCSDLHHCNPLPCTEDRSHCLQTVGITVLGATNSAAWRNGSCVASKDCTPDNSISALTYSIGFGFWVNTTCCQGNCQEPSPLVSQQGDGVYPREPGVRSRRLEPERARLRHPRPVPGRGLPGAPGPPAGRPARLQRQATRHPGPQVPLGCGAWPPPRPAGADRRSGHRDPLLSQPACTPDPLPEASVLVPPDGVPLPGHF, encoded by the exons ATGAACTGCACTGGAAACCAGACGGTGTGCTTCACCCTCAGTGGGACATGGCATGGAG GGACCCCCCCCCAAACCCTGAAAGGCTGTGCTACACCAGAGATCTGCCACCTGCTAGCGAATACTACTCTGGGCCCGGAAGCATCTGGATTTCATCTCATCACCAAGCCTGAATGCGGCTGTGTGACTCCTACCACCCAGCCAG GTCCCTACAGGGCCCGCAGCAAGGCTAAGGTCACCACGTGCTTCACCTGCTCAGACCTCCACCATTGCAACCCTCTCCCCTGCACTGAAGACAGGAGCCACTGCCTTCAGACGGTGGGCATCACAG TCCTAGGTGCAACTAACTCTGCCGCTTGGAGAAACGGTTCCTGTGTGGCCTCCAAGGATTGCACACCTGACAACTCCATCTCTGCCTTGACCTACAGCATTGGTTTTGGCTTCTGGGTCAACACCACCTGTTGCCAAGGCAACTGCCAAGAGCCCAGTCCTCTCG TGTCCCAGCAGGGAGACGGAGTGTATCCACGTGAACCTGGTGTCCGAAGCAG GCGGCTGGAACCTGAGCGTGCGCGGCTGCGGCACCCGCGACCTGTGCCAGGAAGAGGGCTTCCCGGCGCTCCCGGGCCACCGGCTGGCCGGCCCGCCCGTCTGCAACGCCAGGCAACGCGCCATCCTGGACCCCAAGTGCCACTCGGGTGCGGCGCTTGGCCTCCGCCTCGCCCTGCTGGTGCTGACCGTCGCTCTGGGCACCGCGACCCTCTCCTGAGCCAGCCCGCCTGCACCCCCGACCCCCTCCCCGAAGCCTCCGTGCTTGTTCCGCCAGATGGTGTCCCCCTACCAGGGCATTTCTAG
- the IRGC gene encoding interferon-inducible GTPase 5 — translation MATSKLPAVSGEEETTILMAKEELEALRTAFESGDIPQAASRLRELLASSDCTRLEVGVTGESGAGKSSLINALRGLGAEDPDAALTGVVETTIEPSPYPHPQFPDVTLWDLPGAGSPGCSADKYLKQVDFGRYDFFLLVSPRRCGAVETRLASEILRQGKKFYFVRTKVDEDLAATRMQRPSGFSEGAVLHEIREHCAERLRGAGVHDPRVFLVSNLSPTRYDFPLLMSTWERDLPAHRRHAGLLSLPDISLEALQKKKDMLQEQVLKTALVSGVIQALPVPGLAAAYDDALLIRSLRGYHRSFGLDDDSLAKLAEQVGKQAGDLRSVIRSPLANEVSPETVLRLYSQSSDGAMRVARAFEKGIPVFGTLVAGGISFGTVYTMLQGCLNEMAEDAQRVRIKALEEEEEDTQPDVSLEAAGDNGVEKRGSGEGSMEEAPLSTRRKIGLLLKYILDSWKKRDLSEDK, via the coding sequence ATGGCTACTTCGAAGTTGCCAGCGGTGTCCGGGGAGGAGGAGACCACCATCCTCATGGCCAAGGAAGAGCTGGAGGCCCTGCGCACCGCCTTCGAGTCGGGCGACATCCCCCAGGCCGCTTCCCGCCTCCGGGAGCTGCTGGCCTCCTCGGACTGCACCCGGCTGGAGGTGGGCGTCACAGGCGAATCGGGGGCCGGCAAGTCGTCCCTCATCAACGCCCTTCGCGGCCTGGGCGCCGAGGACCCCGACGCGGCCCTCACCGGCGTCGTGGAGACCACAATAGAGCCCTCGCCCTACCCGCACCCGCAGTTTCCAGACGTGACCCTGTGGGACCTGCCAGGGGCCGGCTCTCCCGGCTGCTCGGCCGACAAGTACCTGAAGCAGGTGGACTTCGGCCGCTACGATTTCTTCCTACTCGTCTCTCCCCGCCGCTGCGGCGCGGTGGAGACCCGCCTGGCCTCCGAGATCCTGCGCCAGGGCAAGAAGTTCTATTTCGTGCGCACCAAGGTGGACGAGGACCTGGCGGCCACGCGCATGCAGCGGCCCTCGGGCTTCAGCGAGGGGGCGGTCTTGCACGAGATCCGCGAGCACTGCGCCGAGCGGCTGCGCGGGGCCGGCGTCCACGACCCGCGCGTCTTCCTTGTGTCCAACCTCTCGCCCACGCGCTACGACTTCCCGCTGCTCATGTCCACCTGGGAGCGCGATCTGCCCGCGCACCGGCGCCACGCCGGCCTGCTGTCGCTGCCGGACATCTCGCTGGAGGCCCTGCAGAAGAAGAAAGACATGCTCCAGGAGCAGGTGCTCAAGACGGCCCTGGTGTCCGGCGTCATCCAGGCCCTGCCTGTGCCCGGGCTGGCGGCCGCCTACGACGACGCGCTGCTCATCCGCTCGCTGCGCGGCTACCACCGCAGCTTCGGCCTGGACGACGACTCGCTGGCCAAGCTGGCCGAGCAGGTGGGCAAACAGGCAGGGGACCTGCGCTCCGTCATCCGCTCCCCGCTGGCCAACGAGGTCTCCCCCGAGACGGTCCTGCGGCTCTACTCCCAGTCGTCCGACGGCGCCATGAGGGTGGCCCGGGCCTTTGAGAAGGGTATCCCGGTGTTCGGGACGCTGGTGGCGGGGGGCATCAGCTTTGGCACCGTCTACACCATGCTCCAGGGCTGCCTAAACGAGATGGCCGAGGATGCCCAGCGCGTCCGCATCAAGgctctggaggaggaggaggaggacactCAGCCCGATGTCAGCCTGGAGGCGGCTGGTGACAACGGAGTGGAGAAGCGGGGATCCGGGGAGGGGAGCATGGAGGAAGCCCCACTCTCAACCCGCCGGAAGATTGGCCTCCTCCTTAAGTACATTCTGGACAGCTGGAAGAAGCGAGACTTGTCCGAAGACAAATGA
- the LOC138418965 gene encoding uncharacterized protein, with amino-acid sequence MSTATGGQGAQDGHVEELLAEGRGIPGGLTQQLCHQRLSDLGLRALEHLQDLVQGLARLLCQPDEGSPVQAEAVAVALQGPGEHVQVTRHLRQAWHGPWVGPAGHRGHQPGVLPQRGCLPLQCGLGDVGQGHQECVPLVTLKVPHHRLLQQVEVILAQLKHGQQEDLGVPESLCCGRQGHLGISRASSARSAVKLSEVMMRKKSYRKSCTRRKYLSARKAEVPMPGRSQKTTLGYLGCGYGVGSTVISTTPVQAELVSSSPSPRMALTKVDLPEPIPPVTPMSSRTFSRE; translated from the exons ATGTCCACT GCCACAGGAGGCCAGGGAGCCCAGGACGGGCACGTTGAGGAGCTTCTGGCTGAAGGCCGAGGCATCCCCGGAGGCCTGACCCAGCAGCTCTGCCACCAGCGCCTCAGTGACCTTGGTCTTCGGGCCCTGGAGCACCTGCAGGATCTTGTGCAAGGGCTGGCCCGTCTGCTCTGCCAGCCTGACGAGGGATCCCCCGTCCAGGCCGAAGCTGTGGCGGTAGCCCTCCAGGGCCCGGGTGAGCATGTGCAGGTCACACGCCACCTCCGGCAGGCCTGGCACGGGCCTTGGGTTGGCCCCGCAGGCCACCGTGGCCACCAGCCAGGTGTGCTGCCTCAGCGAGGCTGCCTTCCGCTCCAGTGTGGGCTTGGAGATGTTGGGCAGGGCCACCAGGAATGCGTGCCGCTTGTGACTCTCAAGGTCCCTCACCATCGACTCCTCCAGCAGGTGGAAGTCATACTTGCCCAGCTCAAACATGGACAGCAGGAAGACCTTGGGGTCCCTGAGTCCCTGTGCTGCGGGAGACAAGGGCACCTTGG GATCTCAAGAGCCAGCTCGGCGAGGTCGGCGGTGAAGCTCTCCGAGGTAATGATGAGGAAGAAGTCATACCGGAAGAGCTGCACCCGCCGGAAGTATTTGTCAGCCCGGAAGGCGGAGGTGCCGATGCCCGGCAGGTCCCAGAAGACGACACTGGGGTACTTGGGATGTGGGTACGGTGTGGGGTCCACGGTCATTTCCACCACGCCGGTGCAGGCCGAGTTGGTGTCCTCGTCCCCTAGCCCCCGGATGGCATTGACAAAGGTGGACTTGCCTGAGCCCATCCCCCCGGTGACACCGATGTCCAGCCGGACGTTCTCCAGAGAATGA